The Aerococcus loyolae genome contains the following window.
AGCGGTTGCGGACATAGGCTAGAGCGGCTTCACCATTTAAAGTGGTCGCCTGTCCTTGGACAAATTGGTGACCGTCTTCATTAAAACTGATCGGTGGTGTTACCGTCACCCCGCCTAGGACATTAATCATATCTTCCAAACCCTGCATGTTGACAGAGACATAATAGTCAATCGGAATATCCAGCAGGTTTTGCACGGTTTCCACTGCCCCTGCTGGACCTCCATAAGCATAGGCATGGTTGATCTTGTCTTTATTGCCATTAGGAAGGATGGTGGTATAGGTATCCCGAGGAATGGAAAGCAAGCTGGTCTGTTCCGTCTTGGGATTAACCGTCATCACCATCATGGTATCGGACCGACCTTGTTCGGTTCGTCCCAGAGAACCCGTATCAATCCCCATTAACAGTACCGAAAAGGCCTGATTGCCTTGGCTTAAGTCGACTTGGCCATTCCGTTTGGACTTATAATCGGCCGCTTGGTACATTTGTTCCGAGGTCTCTCTGACATCACTGTAAGCTTTAAAAGCTATCCAGCCACCGATGCAGAGAAGAATTACTAGGACACCTAAAACCCAGGGCCAAATCCGTCTTCTCTTCGGTCTGTCAGCTTGTGCCCGATAGTCTTCACGAGTAGACGGTTGGTCACGATGAGATCTTCTATTATTATCAAAATTATCTGTCATATACTTTCTTTCCTTAAAAGGTAAATTGTAAAATGAAGTGCATAGAGAAAAGGACGACAAAAAACCAGTGATGCTCTATACTTAAAAGCGTCTAAACCCAAGTAAAGGAGCACTCACTGGCTATGAAACATTCTAACACGAAACCTAGATCATATACACACCTTTCTGCAGAAAAACGCGGAATTATCCAAGCAATGCACCAAGAAGGACATAAACAGAAAGAGATTGCTGACGCCGTTGGCGTCAATCAATGCACCATATCTCGTGAACTAAAACGTGGAAAAACACGTC
Protein-coding sequences here:
- a CDS encoding LCP family glycopolymer transferase, which gives rise to MTDNFDNNRRSHRDQPSTREDYRAQADRPKRRRIWPWVLGVLVILLCIGGWIAFKAYSDVRETSEQMYQAADYKSKRNGQVDLSQGNQAFSVLLMGIDTGSLGRTEQGRSDTMMVMTVNPKTEQTSLLSIPRDTYTTILPNGNKDKINHAYAYGGPAGAVETVQNLLDIPIDYYVSVNMQGLEDMINVLGGVTVTPPISFNEDGHQFVQGQATTLNGEAALAYVRNRYDDPEGDYGRQARQRQVILACLKEAASLSSLPNYQEILNTIGSSVQTNMAFSDMKDLFTNYRGAANTINQAQLKGSGQMIDGVYYEMIPEGNINQASQALKQELNL